In one Sporomusa sphaeroides DSM 2875 genomic region, the following are encoded:
- a CDS encoding beta-ketoacyl-ACP synthase III: protein MKEIKDVGIIGLGTYLPEKIMTNKDLESIVDTSDEWIESRTGIRERRIASPDMATSDLATRAAEKALIDAGVTADEIDLIIVATATPDMSFPSTACLVQANLKASRAAAFDLAAGCSGFVYGIVTGSQFIKAGLYKKVLVIGAETLSKILDWTDRNTCVLFGDGAGAAVLAETEAGYGIIGAQLGADGSGGDLLKLPAGGSRNPASSETVTQKMHFVHMNGNEVFKFAVKIMGEAAIQALEHAGLSANDVDCLIPHQANNRIIQSAAKRLKLPMDKVMVNVDKYGNTSAASIPIALEEAVHGGKIRQGDIVVLVGFGAGLTWASAVIKWGKEADTIAK from the coding sequence ATGAAGGAAATTAAAGACGTAGGCATTATTGGTCTTGGCACCTATTTGCCTGAAAAAATAATGACAAATAAAGACCTGGAAAGTATAGTGGACACTTCAGATGAATGGATTGAATCGAGAACCGGCATCCGGGAACGCCGGATTGCTTCGCCAGATATGGCAACCTCTGATTTAGCCACCCGGGCGGCAGAGAAAGCGCTTATCGATGCCGGTGTTACTGCCGACGAGATTGATCTTATCATTGTCGCTACAGCCACTCCGGATATGTCTTTTCCCTCAACCGCCTGCTTAGTACAGGCTAATCTCAAAGCCAGTCGTGCAGCTGCTTTTGATTTAGCGGCCGGATGTTCCGGATTTGTTTATGGTATTGTGACCGGCAGTCAATTTATTAAGGCCGGGTTATACAAAAAGGTATTGGTCATCGGTGCGGAGACGCTTTCTAAAATACTGGACTGGACTGACCGGAATACCTGCGTTTTATTCGGTGATGGTGCCGGTGCGGCGGTATTGGCTGAAACAGAGGCCGGTTACGGTATTATTGGCGCCCAATTAGGAGCCGATGGTTCTGGCGGCGATTTACTAAAACTCCCTGCCGGTGGCTCGCGCAATCCGGCAAGTTCTGAAACTGTTACGCAAAAAATGCATTTTGTCCATATGAATGGTAACGAAGTGTTTAAGTTTGCTGTTAAAATAATGGGAGAAGCTGCGATTCAGGCATTAGAACATGCCGGACTTAGTGCCAATGATGTTGATTGCCTGATTCCGCATCAGGCCAACAACAGGATCATCCAATCGGCGGCAAAGCGTCTTAAGCTGCCGATGGATAAAGTTATGGTCAATGTTGATAAATATGGTAATACATCTGCTGCCTCTATTCCCATCGCCCTCGAAGAAGCTGTACATGGCGGCAAAATAAGACAAGGTGATATTGTCGTGCTTGTTGGCTTCGGTGCTGGGTTAACCTGGGCATCAGCTGTTATAAAATGGGGCAAGGAGGCCGACACTATTGCTAAATAG
- a CDS encoding DUF561 domain-containing protein produces the protein MAWVATAELAAAVSNAGGLGLIGAGHMPPDALKIEIKKAKALTDKPFGVNIMLMSPFVKEVMQVVVDERVAVVTTGAGNPGEYIPALKEVGTKIIPVVASVALAKRLERVGIDAIIAEGMESGGHVGEVTTMALVPQVADAVSVPVIAAGGIGDARGVVAALALGAQGVQIGTLFAASVECTAHPNYKAAIIKAKERSTVVSGAITGHPVRVIANKLTREFAEMERQGATVEELDRLGAGKLRNAVREGDVEYGSVMVGQVAGLINSIRTVDEIMQDIIQNVPKVITGLTQNI, from the coding sequence ATGGCTTGGGTAGCTACCGCTGAATTGGCAGCGGCAGTTTCAAATGCAGGAGGTTTGGGGTTAATTGGTGCCGGGCATATGCCGCCTGATGCACTGAAGATAGAAATCAAAAAGGCAAAAGCTCTGACTGACAAACCCTTTGGTGTCAATATTATGCTTATGTCGCCTTTTGTCAAAGAGGTTATGCAGGTAGTTGTTGATGAAAGGGTAGCGGTAGTTACTACCGGGGCAGGTAATCCTGGAGAGTATATTCCGGCATTAAAGGAAGTAGGTACCAAGATTATTCCGGTTGTTGCCTCGGTGGCGCTGGCTAAACGCCTGGAACGGGTAGGTATTGACGCTATTATTGCTGAAGGTATGGAAAGCGGTGGTCACGTAGGTGAAGTAACAACCATGGCACTGGTGCCGCAGGTTGCCGATGCTGTTTCGGTGCCGGTTATTGCGGCAGGCGGTATTGGCGATGCTCGCGGGGTTGTGGCTGCCCTGGCTTTGGGTGCTCAGGGTGTACAAATCGGAACACTGTTTGCCGCTTCGGTTGAATGTACCGCTCACCCTAACTATAAAGCTGCCATTATCAAAGCCAAAGAACGTTCAACTGTTGTTAGCGGCGCAATAACAGGACATCCGGTAAGAGTTATTGCCAATAAACTAACCCGCGAATTTGCCGAAATGGAAAGACAAGGCGCAACGGTTGAGGAATTGGATCGTTTAGGTGCCGGAAAACTTAGGAATGCGGTACGTGAAGGCGATGTAGAGTATGGTTCCGTGATGGTTGGGCAGGTTGCGGGGTTGATAAACTCAATCCGGACCGTGGATGAAATTATGCAGGATATTATTCAAAATGTTCCGAAAGTCATTACTGGACTGACGCAAAATATATAA
- the fabD gene encoding ACP S-malonyltransferase, with product MGKLAFVFPGQGSQTVGMGKDFYDKFDIVRDIFKSADEALGFSITDMCFNGPEEELKKTYNTQPAILTMSVACYEVLKQRGITPDIVAGHSLGEYSALVAAGALAFTDAVQLVRKRGQFMQEAVPLGEGSMAAIMGLDRDKVVEICRQVEAEAGVVQAVNFNCPGQIVIAGKTQAVEKANELLKAAGAKRAISLPVSAPFHSSLMQPAAVRLGAELDKVSVKDAAIPVVVNVNGQIVTQGEALKELLVKQAASPVVWEDCVAQIVNFGADTFVEVGPGKVLTGFTKKIAKDVETLNIEDEASLEKVLDYFKEVR from the coding sequence ATGGGTAAACTAGCATTTGTTTTTCCCGGACAGGGATCACAAACTGTCGGTATGGGCAAGGACTTCTATGATAAGTTTGATATTGTCCGGGACATATTCAAGTCGGCAGATGAAGCTCTTGGCTTTTCAATTACCGATATGTGTTTTAATGGTCCTGAAGAAGAACTCAAGAAAACATATAACACCCAGCCGGCTATTTTGACGATGAGTGTGGCCTGCTATGAGGTATTAAAACAGCGTGGAATTACTCCTGATATTGTGGCCGGACACAGTCTGGGCGAGTATTCGGCATTGGTTGCCGCTGGAGCGCTGGCCTTTACAGATGCTGTTCAATTGGTACGAAAGCGTGGACAATTCATGCAGGAAGCCGTACCGCTGGGAGAAGGCAGTATGGCGGCTATCATGGGACTTGACCGCGATAAGGTTGTGGAGATTTGCCGGCAGGTAGAAGCTGAAGCTGGCGTTGTGCAGGCCGTAAACTTTAATTGCCCGGGGCAAATTGTCATTGCCGGTAAGACACAGGCTGTTGAGAAAGCCAATGAACTGTTAAAAGCGGCAGGTGCCAAAAGGGCTATCTCCTTGCCTGTCAGTGCACCTTTCCATAGTTCTTTGATGCAGCCTGCAGCGGTAAGACTGGGGGCTGAACTTGACAAAGTGTCTGTTAAGGATGCAGCTATTCCGGTTGTCGTTAATGTTAACGGCCAAATTGTTACGCAAGGCGAAGCCCTAAAAGAATTGCTGGTCAAACAGGCTGCCAGTCCGGTGGTGTGGGAGGACTGTGTGGCGCAAATCGTGAACTTTGGCGCAGATACTTTTGTAGAAGTAGGACCAGGAAAAGTTCTTACAGGCTTCACCAAGAAAATTGCAAAAGATGTCGAAACACTGAATATAGAAGACGAGGCTTCTTTAGAAAAAGTTCTTGATTATTTCAAGGAGGTTCGCTAA
- the fabG gene encoding 3-oxoacyl-[acyl-carrier-protein] reductase — MHLDGQVAIITGASRGIGRAVAIALAKVGAKVVINYAGNAEAAEEVRTFIADNGGQAITVKADVADADAVDSLVKQAIDTYGKIDILVNNAGITRDSLLMRMKDEDWDAVMNTNLKGIFYCTKAVTKSMMKQRSGKIINMTSVVGLMGNAGQANYAAAKAGVIGFTKSMAKELASRGITVNAIAPGFIATDMTHGLSEQVKVDLEAKIPLSRLGEAEDVAAAVVFLASQSANYITGQTLNVDGGMVM, encoded by the coding sequence ATGCATTTAGACGGACAAGTTGCCATCATTACCGGAGCTTCTCGGGGAATTGGGCGGGCAGTGGCTATTGCGCTGGCCAAGGTTGGTGCAAAGGTCGTAATTAATTATGCCGGCAATGCCGAGGCGGCTGAAGAGGTTCGTACATTCATTGCCGATAATGGCGGTCAGGCAATTACAGTCAAGGCAGATGTTGCTGACGCCGATGCGGTAGACAGTCTTGTCAAGCAGGCCATTGACACCTATGGTAAAATTGATATTCTGGTAAACAATGCCGGTATCACCCGGGATTCACTGTTAATGCGCATGAAGGATGAGGATTGGGATGCTGTAATGAATACCAATCTTAAAGGAATATTCTATTGCACTAAGGCAGTAACAAAGAGTATGATGAAACAAAGAAGCGGTAAGATCATCAACATGACTTCGGTTGTGGGTCTTATGGGCAATGCCGGACAGGCTAACTATGCTGCGGCCAAAGCCGGTGTTATCGGATTTACTAAATCAATGGCAAAAGAGTTGGCATCACGGGGCATTACCGTCAATGCTATTGCACCAGGCTTTATTGCTACCGACATGACACATGGTTTGTCAGAACAGGTTAAAGTCGATTTGGAGGCGAAAATTCCTCTGAGCCGTTTGGGTGAAGCCGAAGATGTGGCCGCTGCCGTAGTATTTTTAGCAAGCCAGTCGGCAAATTATATTACCGGACAGACTTTAAATGTTGACGGTGGTATGGTAATGTAA
- a CDS encoding acyl carrier protein: protein MTTFDKVKEIVVEQLGVDEADVAINSTFIDDLGADSLDIVELIMAFEEEFSIEIPDEIAEKIKTVKDAVEYIDKEKQA, encoded by the coding sequence ATGACAACTTTTGACAAGGTTAAAGAAATTGTTGTGGAACAGCTCGGTGTTGATGAAGCTGATGTAGCAATCAATTCTACTTTCATTGACGATCTTGGCGCTGATTCACTGGATATTGTTGAACTGATTATGGCCTTTGAAGAGGAATTCAGCATTGAAATTCCCGACGAAATCGCTGAAAAAATTAAAACAGTAAAAGACGCTGTGGAGTACATAGACAAGGAAAAGCAAGCGTAA
- a CDS encoding NAD(P)H-dependent flavin oxidoreductase: protein MKLPELKIGQHVAKIPIIQGGMAIRLSTARLAAAVAEAGGIGLIAASGMAFDELRHEIRLARSLTKGIIGINIMVAAREFARYVDTAIDEGIDLVVAGAGFSRDVFPMGKKSGTPIVPIVSSVKAAKISEKLGAAAIIVEGKEAGGHLGTDESLSVLLPDIKKSVAIPVIGAGGIISGRDIAEVMKLGADGVQMGTRFAASVESNAAPALKEFYLKAKPEDVVLIKSPVGLPGRAIKNPFAKKILECTVDGPDKCVACLKHCEKNFCIISALIRAQQGDVDTGLVFTGEYIHKIDEILPVKEIFTRLLREVEEIN, encoded by the coding sequence TTGAAACTTCCGGAGCTTAAAATTGGCCAACATGTTGCTAAGATCCCAATTATCCAAGGGGGCATGGCGATAAGACTGTCAACTGCCCGTTTGGCGGCAGCAGTGGCTGAAGCTGGCGGCATCGGACTTATCGCAGCATCAGGTATGGCTTTTGATGAGTTGCGCCATGAAATCAGACTGGCGCGCAGCTTGACCAAAGGGATAATTGGTATAAACATCATGGTAGCGGCAAGAGAATTTGCTCGCTATGTTGATACTGCCATTGATGAAGGGATTGATTTGGTAGTAGCAGGAGCTGGATTCTCGCGTGACGTATTCCCAATGGGGAAAAAGTCGGGTACTCCAATCGTGCCAATTGTATCATCAGTTAAGGCCGCCAAAATTTCAGAAAAGCTGGGCGCTGCCGCTATTATTGTTGAAGGCAAAGAAGCAGGTGGTCACCTGGGGACTGATGAATCTTTGAGTGTACTTCTGCCTGATATCAAAAAATCCGTAGCTATTCCCGTTATCGGCGCCGGCGGCATCATTTCCGGTCGGGATATTGCTGAAGTAATGAAGCTTGGTGCTGATGGCGTACAAATGGGAACCAGGTTTGCCGCCAGTGTGGAGTCTAACGCCGCTCCGGCTTTAAAAGAATTTTACTTAAAGGCTAAACCTGAAGACGTAGTATTGATTAAAAGCCCGGTGGGGTTGCCGGGACGTGCTATCAAAAACCCTTTTGCTAAGAAAATCCTTGAATGTACCGTCGATGGTCCGGATAAATGTGTGGCATGTCTAAAACATTGCGAAAAGAATTTTTGTATAATTAGTGCACTGATTCGTGCTCAACAGGGAGATGTTGACACCGGACTGGTATTTACCGGCGAGTATATTCATAAAATAGATGAAATATTACCTGTTAAAGAAATATTTACACGGCTTCTTAGGGAAGTTGAAGAAATAAATTAG
- the fabF gene encoding beta-ketoacyl-ACP synthase II, which produces MKKRVVITGMGAITPIGIGTDAFWQALLAGKSGIDRITRFDASEYSTQIAGEVKDFDPVKYIDKKEAKRMDRCTQFAVAAAKMAFEDAGINLEQEDRSRMGTLIGSGIGGMDTLHDQYKTLFEKGPGRISPFFVPMMIANMPAGQTSITLGLEGPCSCVVTACATGTNAIGDAFKIIQRGDADVMVAGGTEAAVSPAAVGGFCAMKAMSTRNDEPQKASRPFDKDRDGFVLGEGAGIVVMETLEHALARGAKIYAEIIGYGSNADAYHITAPAPEGAQAAKCMAMALKDGGIEPKEVDYINAHGTSTPLNDKNETLAIKSLFGEHAKNLKVSSTKSMTGHLLGAAGGIETIACVLAVANSIVPPTINIENQDPELDLDYVANKPREQVVNVALSNSFGFGGHNATILVKKYQA; this is translated from the coding sequence TTGAAAAAACGAGTTGTAATTACAGGAATGGGCGCGATTACGCCTATTGGTATTGGAACAGACGCTTTTTGGCAGGCTTTGCTTGCTGGCAAATCAGGAATTGACCGTATTACCCGATTTGATGCCAGCGAATATTCTACCCAAATTGCCGGTGAAGTAAAAGATTTTGACCCGGTAAAGTATATTGACAAAAAAGAAGCCAAGCGTATGGACAGATGTACTCAATTTGCTGTCGCTGCGGCTAAGATGGCGTTTGAAGATGCGGGAATCAATCTTGAACAAGAAGACCGCAGCCGTATGGGAACTTTAATCGGCAGTGGTATTGGCGGTATGGATACGCTGCATGACCAGTACAAAACATTATTTGAAAAGGGGCCGGGCCGGATTAGCCCGTTCTTTGTACCGATGATGATTGCTAATATGCCGGCAGGTCAAACTTCTATTACTCTTGGCCTTGAAGGACCTTGCAGCTGCGTAGTTACTGCTTGTGCAACAGGCACTAACGCTATCGGCGATGCTTTTAAAATTATTCAACGCGGTGATGCTGATGTTATGGTTGCCGGTGGTACCGAAGCAGCTGTATCGCCTGCGGCAGTTGGCGGCTTTTGTGCCATGAAGGCCATGTCTACCCGCAATGACGAACCGCAAAAAGCTTCCCGTCCGTTTGATAAAGACCGTGATGGTTTTGTCTTGGGCGAAGGCGCAGGCATAGTAGTCATGGAAACTCTCGAGCATGCACTGGCACGCGGCGCCAAAATTTATGCGGAAATTATCGGCTACGGTTCTAATGCCGACGCCTATCATATTACCGCTCCCGCCCCTGAAGGTGCTCAAGCCGCTAAATGCATGGCTATGGCGCTCAAAGATGGCGGAATTGAGCCTAAAGAAGTAGATTACATCAATGCTCATGGTACTTCCACACCGCTCAATGACAAAAATGAAACACTTGCGATAAAGTCATTGTTTGGTGAACATGCTAAAAACCTCAAGGTTAGCTCAACTAAGTCCATGACTGGGCACCTGTTAGGCGCAGCCGGTGGTATTGAGACAATTGCTTGCGTGCTTGCCGTTGCTAACAGTATCGTCCCGCCGACCATCAATATAGAAAACCAGGACCCTGAGCTGGATCTGGATTATGTAGCAAATAAACCACGGGAACAAGTTGTAAATGTGGCACTTTCGAACTCTTTTGGTTTCGGTGGTCACAACGCAACCATCCTGGTAAAAAAATATCAGGCGTAA
- the rnc gene encoding ribonuclease III has translation MKEVKGMLDDTRMQALTELCRSLGVVFGDYKLLHQALIHTSYANETKGTSIRHNERLEFLGDAVLDLIISSYLFSQCPQLPEGELTKARAQVVCEQTLAKRALELKIGEYLLLGKGEALSGGRERISILADAFEAIIGAVYLDAGFKSAARYVLNQLKSELKLVERGDYLKDYKTWLQEIVQKNNDSKIAYEVINERGPDHDKSFEVAVFVNTERMGSGWGKSKKEAEQQAAKQALLKLGTITQ, from the coding sequence ATGAAAGAAGTTAAAGGGATGCTAGATGATACCCGCATGCAAGCGTTAACTGAGTTGTGCCGGTCCTTAGGAGTTGTGTTCGGCGATTATAAACTGCTGCATCAGGCTCTTATCCATACGTCATATGCCAATGAAACTAAAGGCACCAGTATTAGGCATAATGAGCGTTTGGAATTCTTAGGCGATGCGGTTTTGGACCTGATCATTAGCTCATATTTGTTTAGTCAGTGCCCACAATTGCCTGAAGGCGAACTTACCAAAGCCAGGGCTCAGGTGGTTTGCGAACAAACGCTGGCTAAAAGAGCATTGGAACTCAAAATTGGTGAATATCTCCTCTTAGGTAAAGGGGAAGCACTGTCTGGCGGACGGGAACGGATATCCATTCTCGCAGATGCCTTTGAAGCCATTATTGGTGCTGTTTATCTTGATGCAGGCTTCAAGAGCGCAGCCCGCTATGTGTTAAATCAGCTTAAATCTGAATTGAAGCTGGTTGAACGTGGTGACTATTTAAAAGATTATAAGACTTGGCTGCAGGAAATTGTGCAAAAAAATAATGATAGCAAAATTGCCTATGAAGTTATTAACGAACGCGGGCCTGATCATGATAAATCTTTTGAAGTGGCTGTTTTTGTGAATACTGAACGTATGGGTTCAGGCTGGGGCAAAAGTAAAAAAGAAGCTGAACAACAGGCTGCCAAACAGGCGCTGCTAAAGCTTGGCACAATAACTCAATAA
- a CDS encoding elongator complex protein 3, translated as MKHYIIPVFIPHLGCLHECIFCNQRKITGLLTPVTARQVAAVIQERLADINQARRIEVAFYGGSFTALPQAMQNELLAPASQALYNGQIHAIRLSTRPDCITGSTLANLRSHGVSIVELGVQSFDDAVLFNAARGHSSQIVAEAVNLLKAAGISCGLQLMPGLPGEDWMSLITTVRQTVTLCPDFVRIYPAIVIAGTRLAELYQQGVYQPLSLPQAVARCAYMKLVFERQGIEVIRTGLQASEELDKNVLAGPYHPAFGELVDSHIFYLMLTRFIEQNFFDTETGFTIVHHPKDTSKVRGQHNNNLSRLRLQYNLSAITLCADSTVIPGSLLLRHKGLSFLLSKKAKI; from the coding sequence ATGAAGCATTATATTATCCCGGTATTTATCCCCCATTTGGGTTGTTTGCATGAATGCATTTTCTGTAATCAGAGAAAAATAACCGGCCTATTGACACCAGTTACTGCCAGGCAGGTAGCGGCTGTTATTCAGGAGCGGCTGGCTGACATTAATCAAGCTCGCCGGATAGAAGTAGCCTTCTACGGCGGCAGTTTTACCGCTTTGCCGCAGGCTATGCAAAATGAATTGCTGGCTCCGGCCAGTCAGGCTTTATATAATGGTCAAATTCATGCTATTCGTCTTTCTACCAGACCTGACTGTATAACCGGCAGTACGCTTGCCAATCTTCGCAGTCACGGGGTGAGTATTGTTGAACTTGGTGTTCAGTCTTTTGACGATGCTGTACTTTTTAATGCGGCGCGCGGGCATAGCAGTCAAATTGTAGCTGAAGCTGTGAATTTGCTGAAAGCTGCCGGTATTAGCTGTGGCTTGCAATTGATGCCCGGTTTACCTGGTGAGGATTGGATGAGCTTAATTACTACCGTACGTCAGACCGTCACTTTATGTCCGGATTTTGTCCGCATTTACCCGGCTATCGTTATTGCCGGAACAAGGCTGGCAGAATTATATCAGCAGGGTGTCTACCAGCCGTTGTCATTACCGCAGGCAGTAGCCCGCTGCGCTTATATGAAACTCGTTTTTGAACGCCAGGGTATTGAGGTTATTCGAACAGGCCTCCAAGCCAGTGAGGAACTGGACAAGAATGTACTTGCCGGGCCGTATCATCCGGCTTTTGGCGAACTGGTGGATTCACATATTTTTTACTTAATGCTGACCCGGTTTATTGAACAAAATTTCTTCGATACTGAAACCGGTTTTACGATTGTTCACCACCCTAAAGACACCTCTAAAGTACGGGGACAACATAATAACAATCTCAGTCGCCTGCGACTGCAATACAACTTATCGGCGATAACACTATGTGCTGATTCGACAGTCATTCCTGGCTCGCTCCTGCTCAGACATAAGGGCCTTTCCTTTCTTTTGAGCAAAAAAGCAAAAATATGA
- a CDS encoding stage V sporulation protein S — MEVLKVSAQSNPKSVAGALAAVLREKGTAEVQAVGAGAVNQAIKAIAISRGFVAPNGIDLITIPAFAEISIDGEERTAIRFIVEPR; from the coding sequence ATGGAAGTGCTGAAAGTATCTGCACAATCAAATCCCAAATCCGTAGCAGGCGCTCTGGCCGCAGTTTTGCGGGAAAAAGGTACCGCAGAAGTGCAGGCAGTAGGTGCAGGGGCGGTTAATCAGGCTATCAAGGCTATTGCGATTTCACGTGGTTTCGTCGCTCCCAATGGCATTGATTTGATTACCATACCAGCTTTTGCGGAAATTTCTATTGACGGGGAAGAACGTACCGCCATTAGATTTATCGTTGAGCCTCGTTAA